gcagtatTCCCTTTaccaatgaatttttatatatatgtaatagtacctctgctatctcctccctaacttcctttaatattcacggatgcaatctatccggaccaggggtcttatccacCCAagttttgattagtttatcaattatttcccccctttctatcttaaatgttttaatatctttttcgatcccttcttctaatgtcctgcccatctTCTTAGCCTCCCTcgtaaatatggaggcaaagtaactattcaatatttctgtcatttcgctgttgttacctgtgagtttatcttatgtaccccttagtggccctatccctattctgatttttcttttgttatttatgtgtctgtagaatactttatttctttttatattccttgataattttgtagttcctctttgttttcctaatttttttgacttctttcctaacctcgtcctattcccttttatcatcctctcctttattgtctatgtacttagagtatgcattttcctttagtttcaattttacccttatctctttattcatccatggtgtttcattattggctagttgttcttactttttagaggaatatatttctcctgaactctattgatcataattttatatatacccactgctgttctatttctttgtctgtcaaaatgtttCTCCAGTttacctagttccattctcattcccacaaaattagcttttttccaatctattacttcattctttgtcttacttaggtctttctcaatcattattttaaaccttattatgttatgattgctattgcctagatgttcccctgcgcttacttctcttatctgctctggttcatttcccattactagatccagctgtGATTCCTCtgctgttgggcttctcacatactgggtaagaaaggaatcatgtacatactgtaaaaactccatttcctTTTCTACTtttcctacctcttcttgccagtttatttgggggtagttgaaatctcccatgattattattcaatgttttttttactcATCTCATAGatttgtattttgtcacattcttcttttgtattaactaaacacccaatttggtattgtctgcaaattttgaatttgtactTCCGATtgccaagtccaaattgttaatgtaagtaTCCGGTTCATTAgctagtgaacaacagtggttccagcaccgatccaagtggaacatcacttcccatcttttgccagtctgaatagctacctttaatccctactgttttctgttttgtagacagcttgctctccattctgctacctggcctctgaccttagtcataagtcTACCATGGGTtaaccttattgaaggccttttgaaaatccaagtatattacatctacttcaTTACCCTTGTCTGctgtttctgttacttcttcaaagaatgcaATAAGGTTGGTAAAGCTTCACATTCCcaattgaaatccatcctgactattctttattatcttAGAAAaggaaatggagtttttacaatgtgtacattTCCtatatgtttttctattacatcattgagtaaagattccattatctctcctaccactgacgttaagatGTGCAGTGGGCTTAAAGGGACAAACTAAGATTAAAAACACCTCCATCTTAGTAGCTAAAGATCACACCTTGTTGCACACAAACCATGCGAGATCACCTAACATTATATAGTAACACTGTAGAATAACTGATGGTGTGGAGCACCACCAGAGATTTAAAGAATGAGATTTAAAAGCTCAGTTAATGAATTTTAACATTAATAACTAGTTCTAATGTTTGAAAGCTAATGAACCGGAAATGTTGattataaataaataattaaattccTGCAGCCCCACCAAGTTGTCAAGTAACTAACATCACGCAGGCGCATTGAAAATTTGCCACGACGTCATCAGCTTGCGTCCGATTTTCTGTAACGTCACCTGTAAGTGACGGGCGTGCTGTTGCGTGTCGAAAGTTGCCTGTTGTTGTGTCCATAGAGACGGCCTGGAGTCGGAGTCGTGTTCGAGCTCAGGCTCAGTTAGAAAGCATGAACGATGCAGTCGGCACGGGCTTGGGACTCGTCGGCGTGGCCCACCACATGTGGGAGAAGGTGTGCGAGAAGGTGAAGAGGGCGGTGGTGTTCATGGACGCGGGGTGCGCCGAGAACTTACACTGGGTCGGCGGGATGAGCAGGCTGCTCCAGGCCGGGGCTCTCAACATCAAAGAATTCAGCTGCTTCGAAGCAGGGGCCCCGGAGCAGGCCAAAGCGGTATTCGTGGTGAGCACTTTGCTGAAGGGACGCACAGCCGACGTGATCCGCGACATCGTGACCCTCAGCTCCTTCCAGTATTGTGTGGTGATCACCGCCGTCAGCCACTCTGTCCACCTGTTCGCCAATAATGTGATGGCCGAACTGGAGCAGGATCTGGTCTTCGAGCAGTTCGGGGAGCTGCTGTGCCAGTGGATGGGAAACATGAATTACACCGCCGAGGTCATGCACCTGCCCCTACTGATCGCACCTCTCGCTCCCCACTTTTTCGTCACCACAGCCTATTCATCTCTGTTCTCGTTTGTGCCTCAGGATCTGAAACGGATCAACAGCACCAGACCCGACAAGAAGAAGTTCGGGAGCCTGAACGACGTTGATTACCAGTCTTTGCCCTTTGAACTTCAAATCCAGATCAGGTCACTAGTTTCATCCTTGAGCTCTATGTTTGAACTTGTGAAGCTCAAAGAGGAATGTTTTGCAGTTGGGCCTACCAGCAGAATAATTGCAGGAGAACTTGCTAATTATCCACAGACAAAACACAGAAGAAAAACCGCCCAACACAAAGCATCTGTCGTTTTTATAGATCGAACACTTGATCTCACAGGTACAATATCCATTTGTTCATCTACAACATGGACGTTTTTTGATTTATGTCACATTTCAGGTTGTGTtggattgcattatttataaccCAGAATTAATGCTTACTACAGTGGTTGTCATCAACTTTTTAATTGCTTATCTTATTTTGCCACATAACACTGTAGTTAGAATTATCAACTTAAGTGTAGTGATTACATCGGAAATAATTCAATGTGTGTTAGGAGGCAGTGCATAACTTGCTATTCGgtgttctttgttgtctttttttaTGTCATTCTGAATTATTTCTCACTTGCTATTACTATATCCCAATATACTTGGCTACtgtcatgattttttttaacaacGGGCTTTTGGGAGTTAATTCTCCCATTATTTTGTTATTAAGTCATACGTAGTCATGGTACATGTTGTAGCATTGTTTGCTTCTGTACACCTACTTAAGAATATTGTTTGAAGATACACAGATGATCAAATAGTTCTATGTATTGTCATCCTTGATGAGAATCAATGCTCCTCATGCCACCTTGTGCGAGACATATTTGTTGCTGACTTTTGGGAAGgggaaaaaaggaagaaaagtgTAGCAACACTGCAACCATTCTGAAGCCAGCAAAAATAAAATGCTCACAATTAGGGTGACGAGCATGTAGGTTGAGGGATTACATGTCTGAACTTTGTCATTTATGTTCTTATCTGAAGATGCTTGTTTTAGGACATTACTTGTGGAGATTAAATATCTTACTTGTAACCCTTGTAGATAatgtatgatctggaatgcactgcctgaaagggtggtggaagcagattcaataatatctttcaaaagggaattggatcaacatatgaaggggaaaaatttgcgaagctatgggaaaagggcaggggaatgagactaatcggatagcgctttcaaagagccagcacaagcatgatggtccgaatggcctccttctgtgctgcatcattttgTTTGGGAGACACTGTGCACATAGTTGCATTCTGAGACCTATGCAAATATTGACATGTTCTTCAGGATCCCCTGCTCTAAATAATGCTGAAAGACAGTTCTCATGACCCAAGTTGCAACAGTGGTATCATTACAGAAATGTTCAGTAAGAGAACTACCATGCTCGGAAGCTTAACGGCAACACCATGGGAAAAGAGATTGCCTCCAACAGCAAAAGGGAGCAACATTTACTCTAACTCCGCACTGCGAATACAGAAAAATTCAGCAATCTGTTGACCTCACAGACCCACTGGGGTCTGGAGACTACAGTTTGAAAACCCATGATTTGCATAGTGAATAGGAGAGGTTTGGAATCCTAGCagtaaaaaaatttgcaggtgtaTAATATAAAAATACACTTAAACTTCAATTTAGCAAAGCTGCTTCAGATCGCTGTACAACAGCAATTCTATGCactttataatttttaaaaacattttcaacTTTAGTTTATATGAGAATACACATTAACTTTTTAAAGTCTTGCTATTTAGTATCCAGTCTAGAGATGGATGCCATTCTGTGTTCCTTCATCGAGAGCTATTTTCTGAGATCTGCTGCATAAATTGCTGAAACACCTGAAGGAGCAGGTTTCCAGCAGACTGTCTGTCTGGTCACTGACCGTATCCCTCTCAGGAAAATAAAAATATGTTTGAGGGGAGTACTTTAAGTAATTCTTCCTTCCATCTCCAAATAGTCTCCTATTGAAATGTATTTTGGATATTGATGTATAGAAATGTTGATATTGTCCATGCTGTTCTCTGACCCCATCTTGAACCCAGCTCAGAGCAGGTACCCACAGCTTTATTAGATGCGTAAAGAAGGGGGAATTTTGCATGAGAAAAAGTAATTTGTAAGCTCATTTGAAAATAAGTGACAGTTCCTGGTCAGTTTCTTGCTTAATGTGCTGACCTTCCACTAGATGAAAGCTGTTTTATTTTTCTCCAATTTATGTACCTGTTTAAAAACACAGTATTAATATCATAGTAATTTCAGTGTGTTGATTTAAGGAATCTTCTTGAAAACTTGTCCATTGCATCTCAATTAAATGATTTATGTCAATACCAGTTCCTTTGATATGGCAATTAGTTGACTCATTTTGTATAGCCGTAGATCTTTGTTATTCATAATTAGTTTACTGATTACAAATGTAAGTGTACACTTTTAATTGTTATTGTTCTCAGCTTTTTGGGGTGCTATCGCAGCTAAACCCGATCATAACCTCCCCTGGTGTTGTTAGATAATAATGGGAGCATGCACCCTCTCCAATTTTTGTTTGCCTCTCCTTGTCTTAAACCACAACTGCTAAAGCCAGTTGTTGCAACCCTATGGTCGCCCAGGCTGAAATTGGCGAATTCAACCCAGATCAGGAATCAAATCTAGGACattcctggtctgaatggctcaacTACTCACTTGCTGAACCATCGAGGCAGCTAACCCAATGTTTAACAAATCAAAATTGTTTGTTTATCAATTCTTTGTGTTGCATCCCTCCCTAGTAATAATCATTCTGGTGGAGCATTGGAGCTCCTTACTGGATCTTGGAACATCATTAAGTCTTTCAAATCCACTTTTGAGATTCTCGTCCACTCCTCGTCTTGTGAATGCCCTTATTCTGAGTGGTTTCTGCAATCTTAGACAGGGAAAGAGCACATTAGGAAGAGCAAAGAAAAATTCTAATACTTTCCTACAGATTTTTTCCCCTAAGAAGAACAGATTTAAGGTTTGTAACTAAAAAATCTTATTCTTCCACAGGTTCTGTTGCTCACCATGGCGACAGTCTAGTTGAGAAGATCCTAAGCATGCTGCCCAAGTTTCCAGGGCTCACCAATGATGTGAAGGTTAATATGGTGGACCTAACAGCTGTCCAAAATAATGAAGAAACCCAGAATATGATAGCTTCAGGATGCTTATCCCAACCAAAGTAAGGCCTTTTAAAACAAATAGGTGCTGGATTACCATACTGAAGAGGTATTTTTCATGGCTCTACGCCAATGTCAAAAAGTTGTACCTTGACTATGTCCTGGTTGGCAGTGATATTTGATAACTGCTTCTTTGCATAAGCAAAACTGTACATAACTTACCACTGCCAATATGTTTTCAAGTTGGCATTTCCTCGATATTGCTTCTGACATTGCCGTAATTTTTATGTAGTGTAACAAAATATCTAAAATGTGTACGAGTGAATTAAAAGAGTGAATAGCATAATTGAAGGTTTTTGGAATATTCTGAACTGCAGATGTGAAGCATGTGAAAATATTTTGCTTTGCTGTGTTTAGTTTGGTTGGAGGTAAACTATTAACTTTTTATACTAGGGAGACCGGTGGCAAAAGAAGATGCAGTAAAGGATTAGTTGCACAATTGAGTGGGCAGGTGGTAAAAGCAGTTCTGATATCCAGAGCTATTTTTGATTAATATGCACGAAAGCTATCCCAGAACAGACAAAAAATGTAAGACATGAATcacttaactaacttgattaagttttttgatgagggcaatgcggttgatgtgtatatggtctttcaaaaagcatttgataaagtgccacataataggcttgtcagcaaaattgaagcccatggaataaaaggggcagtggcagcatggatacaaaattggcgaagtgacaggaaacagagagaagtggtgaatggtcgtttgtcggactggaggaaggtgtacagtggtgttctccatgggttggtactaggaactttgcttttttaatatatattaatgacttggacttgggtgtacagggcacagtttcaaaatttgaagatgacacaaaacttgaaaacgTAGTGTATatagtgaggaggatggtaatagatttcaagaggacatagacaggctcgtggaatgggcggacacatggcagatgaaatttaatgcagagatgtgcgaagtgatacaatttggcaggaaaaacgaggagaggcaacttaaactaaatggtacaattctaaaggggatgcaggaatagagagacctggaagtatatgtgcacaaacctttgaaggtggcaggacaggttgagaaagcggttaaaaaagcacacgggatcctgggctttataaatagaggcatagagtacaaaagcatggaagtcatgatgaacctttataaaacactgattcggccacaactagagtattgtgtccaattgtcGGCACtgcactgtaggaaggatgtgaaggccttggagaaggtgcagaaaagatttactagaatggttccagggacgagggatagactggagaagctggggttattctccttcaaCCAagcaggttgagaggagatttgatagaaatgttcaaaatcatgaagggtttagataaagtaaatagaaaaactgttcccattggcggaagggtcgagaaccagaggacacagacttaaggtgattggttcttttgcctaagacgatgtgaggaaaaacttttttatgcagcaagtagttatgatctggaacacgctgcctgaaagagtgttggaggcagattcaatcgtggctttcataaaggaactggataaatatttggagagaaaaaatttacagggctatggggaaagaggggggtaatgggactaactggattactcttagaaagagccgaatggcctcctccttgtgctgtaacgattctatgatactatgtgaGTGGCAAAGAATATGAACTCATGTTTTGTGGGATAAACAAGACTATTGAAGAAGAAAATTATACTTGCGTAGTCTACTGAAGGTGAAAATGAAGGAAGTTCGAAATTGAACTGaacatcttttaattttttttatgagAGTTGAGCTATTTTTTTGTTCTTCCGGGTGAGAGATTTCcttcctgaggcattggggtaCGGTAGTATAGCAGCTATGGTATTGGATTGGCAACCGACTATCGCAAGTTGTGGAATTGAAATCTGGCAACTTATGAGCCAGAAAAAATGAACATAAAAACTACCAAATTGTTGTTAAAAACCTAACTGTCTCACTGATGCCCATCAGGGATGGTAACCTGCCCATCCCTACCTGGCCTTCAGTCCCACATTACACAAATGTCTGTTAATGGCTcttgaaatggtctagcaagtcACTCACGTGTACAAACAATGGCTACTAAGATGGGCATTAGGGGCTGCCTACATCCGAGCACATAAAGCAATGGAACGGTTTCACCCAGTGCCAGCATTCCCAGGTCTGAAGGTAGGACTGAAAGTTAACTCTGCCACAACAAACAATGGAAAATTGCAAAAGTGAttccaatctttaaaaaaaagacagaaacatGATCTTCTGAGTAGGAGCACATTCATAACCTGCACTATCCAGCACTGGTCTTTGGATAGCGACCAAGAATAGTGATTGTCTTTTTACTTCTCCATGGCACAGATGTGATATGGCCAGCTTTAATTCCCTAATTGCCACCCTGGTAGATATTAACAAATTCAACATGGAACACCCTGGTTCCTATGGCTTAGAACTACACTGGGTGATGTATTTATCCACTAAGCCATTGAAGGAGATAACCATCACGTTTTTATATGAAACAGCTTTCACCCACTTTGTGGAATATTTTATTTGTCAAATTAAAAGTATCAGCTGATATCTGCAATCATTTGCTTTATTAACTTTCAGGGGATAGGTGGTGGAGCAGCATACTGTCCGTTTCACTTCCAGAATCCcaattcaaatccagcccagactaatggaatgaaaatctccATTACACTGCGAGCACAAGTTGTTGCAACTTGTGAAGCTGCCACACTTGAGAAAAGATTCAGAAAAGGGTGACAGATTATTTTAGGTTTAGTTCAATTAATTCTAGGGAGACCGataggagaaaaaaaattattggagaatataatttttaaataacGATGAGGTGAATCTTGCAAggtattgcatagaatttacagcaaagaaacaggccattcggcccaactggtctgtgccggtgtttatgctccacatgacacTCCTTCCACCAtatttcatctaatcctatctgcatatccttctattcctttctccctcatgtgcttacctagcttcccgTTAAaggcatctttgctatttgcctcaactactccatgttgtagcaagtttcacattctaaccactctctgggtaagaagtttctcctgaattctttattggatttattagtgactttcttatatttatggccccgagttttggactgcccccacaagtggaaacatcttctctatgtctaccttctccacatctaccttatcaaacccattcatcattttaaagatctctatcaggtcaccccccccccccagtcttctcttttcgagagaaaatagccccaacctgttcagtctttcctgatagtaataacctctcatttctgatatcatccttgtaaatcttttttgcacctccatTGCCTGTACAtccattttgtaatatggagactagaactgtacacagtactccaagtgtggtccaaccaagattctatacaattaCTTCTTAAGGATTAAAGTCATCAATTTGTGCAATAGATGGTCACCTATTGCAATAAGTTAGCTCAAGTAtccaaaagaaaattggatgaaTTTCAGATTTAGTGAATAATAGAGGGGTATGGGTTTGGAATAGAAAAATTATGAAAAAGTGGCCAGATTGGTTCCGGAATGGGGATGGGAGCAATCACAAAAGAAGATGGGGAAAATTAGCCAGAGAGGTGGGTCATCCAGAAACTGGTGATTAGGTGTCAGTGCGAGAGTGGTTGGGATGAGGGAGCATCAGGGTGAGATGGGTGATAGGGGATAGTCAGCCATAGACGGGCAGTTGTCGAAGGGTGAgggccatcagtctactctcaatcatcagcaaagtgatggaaggtgtcgttgacagtgctatcaagcggcacttactcaccaataacctgcttaccgatgctcagtttgggttccgccaggactactcggctccagacctcattacagccttgatccaaacatggacaaaagagctgaattccagaggtgaggtgagagtgactgcccttgacatcaaggcagcatttgaccgagtgtggcatcaaggagccctagtaaaattgaagtcaatgggaatcagggggaaaactctccagtggctggagtcgtacctagcacaaaggaagatggtaatggttgttggaggccaatcatctcagccccaggaaattgctgcaggagttcctcaaggcagtgtcctaggcccaactatcttcagctgcttcatcaatgatcttccctccatcataaggtcagaaatggggatgttcactgatgattgcacagtgttcagttccattcgcaatccctcaaataatgaagcagtccgagcccgcgtgcagcaagacctggacaacatccaggcttgggctgataagtagcaagtaacattcgtgccagacaagtgccaggcaatgaccatctccaacaagagagagtccaaccacctccccttgacattcaacggcattaccatcgccgaatgccccaccatcaatatcctgggggtcaccattgaccagaaacttaactggaccagccgtataaatactgtggcttcaagagcaggtcagaggctgggtattctgcggcgagtgactcacctcctgactcgcgaaagccttttcaccatctacaaggcacaagtcaggagtgtgatggaatactctccacttgcctggatgagtgcagctccaacaacactcaagaagctcgacagcctccaggacaaagcagcccgcttgattggcaccccaaccaccaccctaaacattcactcccttcaccaccggcgcactgtggctgcagtgcgtgccatccacaggatgcactgcagcaactcgccaaggcttcttcgacagcacctcccaaacccacgacctctaccacctggaaggacaagagcagcaggcacttgggaacaccaccacctgcacgttcccctccaagtcacacaccatcccgacttggaaatatatcgccgttccttcatcatcgctgggtcaaaatcctggaactcccttcctaacagcactgtgggagaaccttcaccacacggatttagcggttcaagaaggcggctcaccaccaccttctcaagggcaattagggatgggcaacaaatgctggcctcgccagcgacacccacatcccatgaacgaataaaaaaaaaagaatagaCAGTCAGAAAGCAGGGTATGGCGTTAAGCATATAATTGAGGGATAGGGGCATGGTGTAGTCTGATGTAGTGGTGATGCTAGTTGACATCGAGGACAGGATATAGGGAGCGAGGGACTACTGCAAAGGACCCACAACGGAAGTGAGGCAGtaaatggtggataattaaacaactaaccggaggaggctccgtaaacatccccatcctcaatgatggcggagtccagcacgtgagtgcaaaagacaaggctgaagcatttgcaaccaccttcagccagaagtgcagagtggatgatccatctcggcctcctcccgctatccccaccaacacagaagccagtcttcagccaattcgattcactccacgtaatatgaagaaacggctgagtgcactggatacagcaaaggctatgggccccgacaacatcccggctgtagtactgaagacttgtgctccagaactagctacgcctctagccaagctgttccagtacagctacaacactggcatctacccgacaatgtggaaaattgccaggtatgtcctgtccacaaaaagtagaacaaatccaatccggccaattactgcccatcagtctactctcaatcatcagcaaagtgatggaaggtgttgtcgacaatgctatcaagcggcacttactcaccaataacctgctcaccgatgctcagtttaggttccgccaggaccactcagctccagaccccattacagccttggtccaaacatggataaaagagctgaattccagaggtgaggtgagagtgactgcccttgacatcaaggcagcatttgaccgagtgtggcaccaaggagcccgagtaaaattgaagtcaatgagaatcagggggaaaactctccagtggctggagtcatacctatcacaaaggaagatggtagtggttgttggaggccaatcgtctcagccccaggactttgctgcaggagtacctcagggcagtgtcctaggcccaaccatcttcagctgcttcatcaatgaccttccctccatcataaggtcagaaatggggatgttcactgatgattgcacaatgttcagttccattcgcaacccctcaaataatgaagcagtccgtgcccgcatgcagccagacgtggacaacatccaggcttgggcggataagtggcaagtaacattcgcgccaggcaatgaccatctccaacaagagagagtctaaccacctccccttgacattcaacggcattaccatcgccgaatgccccaccatcaacatcctggggggtcaccattgaccagaaacttaactggaccagctgtataaatactgtggttacaagagcaggtcagaggctgggtattctgtgccgAGTGACTGACATCCTGACTcgcgaaagcctttccaccatctacaaggcacaagtcagagtgtgatggaatactccccacttgcctggatgaatgcagctccaacaacactcaagaagctcgacaacatccaggataaagcagcccgtttgattggcaccccatccatcaccctaaacattcactcccttcaccaccagcgcactgtggctgcagtgtgtaccatccacaggatgcactgcagcaactcgccaaggcttcttcgacagcacctcccaaacccacgacctctaccacctagaaggacaagagcagcaggcacatgggaatgacaccacctgcatgttcccctccaagtcacacaccatcccgacttggaaatatatcgccgttccttcatcgtcgctgggtcaaaatccttcaactcccttcctaacagcactgtgggagaacctttgccacacggactgcagcggttcaagaaggcggctcaccaccaccttctctagggcaatgagggatgggcaataaatctggcctcgccagtgacgcccacattccatgaacgaataaaaaaataaaataaaaagggagCAAACGACAACAGCAAAGGATAGGAATGTTGATGGTGGAATGTCAGTGGCAGCAAAGCAGGAGTTCAGGGGAGGGGACATGAAACCAGAAGCAAAATGCAAGATGAGGGGGACCCCAAAACAAATGGAAGGGATACAGTAGCATACAGGCAGTGAACCATTAGTTGGAAAACATAGAAGACAATGTCGATAAGGGCGTCGTGCGTAGGGGTATGGGTGGTGAAGAAACATCTCGCACCTTACTCAACCCACGACCT
The DNA window shown above is from Heptranchias perlo isolate sHepPer1 chromosome 1, sHepPer1.hap1, whole genome shotgun sequence and carries:
- the scfd2 gene encoding sec1 family domain-containing protein 2 isoform X2, which codes for MNDAVGTGLGLVGVAHHMWEKVCEKVKRAVVFMDAGCAENLHWVGGMSRLLQAGALNIKEFSCFEAGAPEQAKAVFVVSTLLKGRTADVIRDIVTLSSFQYCVVITAVSHSVHLFANNVMAELEQDLVFEQFGELLCQWMGNMNYTAEVMHLPLLIAPLAPHFFVTTAYSSLFSFVPQDLKRINSTRPDKKKFGSLNDVDYQSLPFELQIQIRSLVSSLSSMFELVKLKEECFAVGPTSRIIAGELANYPQTKHRRKTAQHKASVVFIDRTLDLTGSVAHHGDSLVEKILSMLPKFPGLTNDVKVNMVDLTAVQNNEETQNMIASGCLSQPNDPSAKALWESMLNMKQKEAVMEVRRHLVEAASKENLPIKMSLGRVTPEQLNSYVQLFKSNLKALENHCGLLQLTMATVQTLRHTCYSKWDNFLAFERLLLQTLVDCDLSRVLTQLLPMIKPHGERDYFDYNPEEILILLVYIYSVIGELKLDSVLDKAEREVKKALLQALCDEPNLSQLLQEITGCSSAPELTFDRATGVVEQVFETLQGIARARAHMRQFKALYNPGGNTHQVSRPHPSDHPLLIIFLVGGVTASEVRMIKESVSAHKPSCQVIVLSTRLLKPLDVTQLIFATDRLHPDIGV
- the scfd2 gene encoding sec1 family domain-containing protein 2 isoform X3 is translated as MNDAVGTGLGLVGVAHHMWEKVCEKVKRAVVFMDAGCAENLHWVGGMSRLLQAGALNIKEFSCFEAGAPEQAKAVFVVSTLLKGRTADVIRDIVTLSSFQYCVVITAVSHSVHLFANNVMAELEQDLVFEQFGELLCQWMGNMNYTAEVMHLPLLIAPLAPHFFVTTAYSSLFSFVPQDLKRINSTRPDKKKFGSLNDVDYQSLPFELQIQIRSLVSSLSSMFELVKLKEECFAVGPTSRIIAGELANYPQTKHRRKTAQHKASVVFIDRTLDLTGSVAHHGDSLVEKILSMLPKFPGLTNDVKVNMVDLTAVQNNEETQNMIASGCLSQPNDPSAKALWESMLNMKQKEAVMEVRRHLVEAASKENLPIKMSLGRVTPEQLNSYVQLFKSNLKALENHCGLLQLTMATVQTLRHTCYSKWDNFLAFERLLLQTLVDCDLSRVLTQLLPMIKPHGERDYFDYNPEEILILLVYIYSVIGELKLDSVLDKAEREVKKALLQALCDEPNLSQLLQEITGCSSAPELTFDRATGVVEQVFETLQGIARARAHMRQFKALYNPGGNTHQKRSRCLWTCSHLIVI